A genomic region of Candidatus Eremiobacterota bacterium contains the following coding sequences:
- a CDS encoding SIR2 family protein, producing MVTTSSEFLEQYGAALRRGTAALFLGAGASADAGFPTWRTLLEKSARQLGLAIDDRTDLVELAQFVFNERRRPTLDQLIVSAFDRPRRRPELHDMIAQLPFNSIWTTNYDTLIEDAFIKADVHLDVKRDNDSLARHDHRALTVLYKMHGCVTDPSHCVLMKDDFELYAQGRPGFLHLLSADYISKTFLFLGLSFRDPNVNYILATIRAVFRGGGPTHFAVMQRPQVVGNERTRFDYWVADMHRYGMNVLAVDSYEEISDLLSTLQKNYRGERARDSVYVNGSFEQVSPHREKIEELCRRIGCLLARNGKRLVSGLGIIVGPSTLRGFIETLDEDHKPTYGRLWLRPVRSKHPEALKRRRALMEEAKTWVLIGGTDGTREDAVVASSLEGQLVPIPGTGGTADEVVEELLTDPDVTELQRALLLKLREADFSLERGDHDDVDAVIRVLEEHFAAST from the coding sequence ATGGTGACCACTTCCTCGGAATTCCTGGAGCAATATGGGGCCGCATTGCGCCGCGGGACGGCGGCGCTCTTTCTCGGCGCCGGCGCGTCCGCGGACGCGGGATTCCCGACGTGGCGGACCTTGCTGGAAAAATCGGCGCGCCAACTGGGACTCGCCATCGACGACCGCACAGATCTCGTCGAGCTGGCGCAATTCGTCTTTAACGAACGCCGGAGACCGACGCTCGACCAACTGATCGTCAGTGCGTTCGACCGGCCCAGGCGGCGGCCGGAACTGCATGACATGATCGCCCAGTTGCCGTTCAACAGCATCTGGACGACGAACTACGACACCCTCATCGAAGACGCGTTCATCAAGGCCGATGTTCATCTCGACGTCAAGCGGGACAACGACTCGCTCGCGCGGCATGATCACCGAGCGCTTACGGTACTGTACAAGATGCACGGCTGCGTGACGGACCCGAGCCATTGCGTCCTCATGAAGGACGACTTTGAACTATACGCACAGGGTCGCCCCGGGTTCTTGCACCTGCTCTCCGCCGACTACATCTCAAAGACGTTTTTGTTTCTGGGTCTCTCGTTCCGCGATCCGAATGTGAACTACATCCTCGCGACGATCCGTGCCGTCTTTCGAGGAGGCGGTCCGACGCACTTCGCTGTGATGCAGCGGCCGCAGGTCGTTGGCAACGAGCGCACGCGATTTGACTACTGGGTCGCCGACATGCACCGGTACGGGATGAACGTCCTCGCGGTCGACAGCTACGAAGAAATTTCAGACCTCCTGAGCACGTTGCAGAAGAACTACCGCGGTGAACGTGCACGCGATAGCGTCTACGTGAACGGAAGCTTCGAGCAGGTTAGTCCTCACCGGGAAAAGATCGAGGAACTGTGCCGGCGGATCGGCTGTCTTCTCGCTCGCAACGGAAAACGGTTGGTTTCGGGACTGGGAATCATCGTTGGGCCTTCGACGCTGCGCGGGTTCATCGAGACGCTGGACGAGGATCACAAGCCGACGTACGGGAGGCTGTGGTTACGACCCGTCCGCTCCAAGCACCCGGAAGCATTAAAGCGCCGCCGGGCGCTCATGGAGGAAGCGAAAACGTGGGTCTTGATCGGCGGTACCGATGGCACCCGTGAAGACGCGGTTGTCGCAAGTTCTTTAGAGGGCCAGCTCGTTCCAATTCCCGGTACCGGAGGAACGGCCGACGAGGTCGTGGAGGAACTGCTCACCGATCCGGACGTGACTGAACTGCAGCGAGCCTTGCTGTTGAAGCTGCGTGAGGCGGACTTCTCGCTGGAGCGAGGTGATCACGACGACGTCGATGCTGTGATTCGGGTGCTTGAGGAACATTTCGCAGCCTC
- a CDS encoding sulfite oxidase-like oxidoreductase: protein MPFLKQKDPTVPPGQTVTDGFPVLHVGDAPRIDPNTWRLRVFGQVEHPFELSYEELRALPASEFRGDIHCVTRWSKKNTYWVGVKFADLVARAKPLPPAKFVVQHADNDYTTNLPLEVMLGDDVLVAYEFDGQPVEPIHGGPVRMVVPKKYFWKSAKWLHGIEFRDTDQRGFWEVRGYHNDGDPWKEERYADLPAWFG, encoded by the coding sequence ATGCCGTTCCTCAAGCAGAAAGACCCGACCGTGCCGCCGGGGCAGACCGTGACCGATGGCTTCCCCGTGCTGCACGTCGGCGACGCGCCGCGGATCGACCCGAACACGTGGCGGCTGCGGGTCTTCGGCCAGGTCGAGCATCCCTTCGAGCTCTCGTACGAGGAGCTGCGCGCGCTGCCGGCGAGCGAGTTCCGCGGCGACATCCACTGCGTGACGCGCTGGTCGAAGAAGAACACCTACTGGGTCGGCGTGAAGTTCGCCGACCTCGTCGCGCGCGCGAAGCCGCTTCCGCCCGCGAAGTTCGTCGTTCAGCACGCCGACAACGACTACACCACGAACCTCCCTTTGGAGGTGATGCTGGGTGACGACGTGCTGGTAGCCTACGAGTTCGACGGGCAGCCGGTCGAACCGATCCACGGCGGACCGGTGCGGATGGTCGTGCCCAAGAAATATTTCTGGAAGAGCGCGAAGTGGCTGCACGGGATCGAGTTCCGCGACACCGACCAGCGCGGCTTTTGGGAAGTGCGCGGCTACCACAACGACGGCGACCCGTGGAAGGAAGAGCGCTACGCCGACCTCCCCGCCTGGTTCGGCTAG